The Fulvivirga ligni genome window below encodes:
- a CDS encoding glycosyltransferase family 2 protein: MSSGPLVSIICLCYNHARFVEEAVQSVIQQTYKNIEIIMVDDASTDNSKDVINGIVKAYPQIKFLPLEKNIGNCAAFNLGFSHAFGDFIIDMATDDVLLPERVEKGVSSLRAAGSEFGLDFTNAEIINESGNLMSYHYPMDGEGKSKVTVPSGDVFANLLGRYFICPPTMMYTRQLVEFLGGYDETLTYEDFDLWIRSSRKYKYAYTDEVLVKRRVVKGSKSYLQFKIGSPDLRTTYKVMQKAKALLQTEEENVIFRKRVFYEIKVAVRYLNFSLARDYYKMLRV, from the coding sequence ATGTCTTCAGGTCCTCTGGTGTCAATTATATGTCTTTGCTATAATCATGCTCGGTTTGTGGAGGAGGCCGTGCAATCTGTTATTCAGCAAACATATAAAAATATCGAAATTATTATGGTAGATGACGCCAGTACTGATAATAGTAAAGACGTGATCAATGGAATTGTTAAAGCATATCCGCAAATAAAATTCTTACCTCTTGAAAAGAATATCGGTAATTGTGCGGCTTTTAATTTAGGGTTTAGTCACGCATTTGGTGATTTTATCATAGATATGGCCACTGATGATGTACTCCTTCCGGAAAGGGTGGAGAAGGGTGTGAGTTCCCTAAGGGCAGCAGGAAGTGAATTCGGATTAGATTTCACAAACGCTGAAATAATAAATGAGTCAGGAAATTTGATGAGCTACCACTATCCGATGGATGGGGAAGGGAAAAGTAAAGTGACAGTTCCTTCCGGGGATGTCTTCGCTAATTTGTTGGGGCGCTATTTTATTTGCCCTCCTACTATGATGTACACCCGGCAGCTGGTAGAATTTTTAGGCGGTTACGATGAGACGTTAACTTACGAGGATTTTGACCTTTGGATTCGATCATCTAGAAAGTATAAATACGCTTACACTGATGAAGTGCTGGTGAAAAGAAGGGTGGTGAAAGGCTCGAAAAGCTATTTGCAGTTCAAAATTGGTAGTCCCGACCTAAGAACTACATATAAAGTGATGCAGAAGGCGAAGGCATTGCTGCAAACTGAAGAAGAGAATGTCATTTTTAGAAAGAGAGTCTTTTATGAAATTAAAGTTGCTGTAAGGTACCTTAACTTTTCACTAGCCCGGGATTATTATAAGATGCTTAGAGTTTAG
- a CDS encoding enoyl-CoA hydratase-related protein — protein sequence MKYIKLTEQYAKYIALIELNRPNELNALNLELMTELKQTLAELDNNNDVRVIILTGNERAFAAGADIKQMANKSAIDMLKIDQFSTWDQIKKTKKPLIAAVSGFALGGGCELAMTCDMIIASETAQFGQPEIKIGVMPGAGGTQRLTRAIGKARAMEMVLTGKFISADEALSFGLVNKVVPVEMYMHEAVSVASSIASMSPVAAQLAKEAVNRAFETHLEEGLHFERKNFYLAFASEDQTEGMQAFIEKRKPNYKGE from the coding sequence ATGAAATACATAAAACTGACCGAGCAATACGCAAAATATATTGCTTTAATAGAATTAAACCGACCTAATGAGCTAAATGCTCTCAATCTTGAATTAATGACTGAGCTAAAGCAAACTTTAGCTGAGCTTGATAATAATAACGATGTGAGAGTGATCATTCTCACAGGAAATGAAAGAGCTTTTGCCGCTGGAGCTGACATTAAGCAAATGGCTAATAAATCAGCCATTGATATGCTTAAAATAGATCAGTTTAGTACCTGGGATCAAATCAAAAAAACAAAGAAGCCGCTAATAGCTGCTGTCTCTGGTTTTGCCCTTGGCGGCGGCTGTGAGTTAGCCATGACATGCGATATGATCATTGCATCTGAAACGGCTCAGTTTGGCCAGCCTGAAATAAAGATTGGTGTTATGCCTGGAGCCGGTGGAACTCAAAGATTAACCCGAGCTATTGGCAAAGCCAGAGCCATGGAAATGGTACTTACGGGCAAATTCATATCTGCTGATGAAGCGCTTTCCTTTGGATTAGTTAATAAAGTGGTTCCGGTAGAAATGTACATGCATGAAGCCGTGTCTGTAGCCTCAAGCATTGCCAGTATGTCTCCGGTGGCAGCTCAGCTGGCGAAGGAAGCAGTTAACCGAGCCTTTGAAACTCATTTAGAAGAAGGTCTTCATTTTGAAAGAAAAAACTTCTATCTCGCTTTTGCAAGTGAAGATCAGACAGAAGGAATGCAGGCTTTCATAGAAAAGAGAAAGCCGAATTATAAAGGAGAATAA
- a CDS encoding aspartate kinase, with amino-acid sequence MKVFKFGGASIKNADAIKNMCQIIANNATEKLVVVVSAMGKTTNNLESLLFNKAKQEAQDENLKSLLEYHMDICRELFPSDHNIFNLLIDQISELRTTLNKEMPFDQLYDQTVSVGELISSTIITNYLNLKGTSSLWLDAREYIRTSNSFREGHVDWKVTEELIKHDVKELAKDQILVTQGFIGRADNGLTTTLGREGSDFTAAIFASCLSAESVTVWKDVPGILNGDPKKVADTILFDELPYQEAAEMTYYGATVIHPKTIKPLANKGIPLYVRSFDHPDEPGTIIHDCKLRTDLPPTIIIKNDQCLLSFKVVDFTFINEDNLSLIFKTVSENDIKINIMQNSAISFSIVIDNDMKKIQKLMVSLKDHFDIRYNSGLQLITLKNYKPSTLQEYRKDKKILLEQISRNNYRALIAP; translated from the coding sequence ATGAAAGTATTTAAGTTTGGTGGAGCCTCGATCAAAAATGCAGATGCTATTAAAAATATGTGTCAGATTATTGCTAATAATGCCACTGAAAAATTAGTGGTGGTGGTATCTGCCATGGGAAAAACTACCAATAACCTTGAAAGCTTATTATTTAACAAGGCGAAACAAGAAGCTCAGGATGAGAATTTAAAATCTCTACTAGAATATCATATGGATATCTGCAGGGAGCTTTTTCCTTCTGATCATAATATTTTCAACCTACTTATAGATCAAATAAGCGAGCTCCGCACAACATTAAATAAGGAGATGCCTTTTGATCAACTTTACGATCAGACAGTATCTGTAGGAGAGTTAATTTCGTCCACGATAATCACTAATTACCTCAATCTGAAGGGAACCTCCTCTCTATGGTTAGATGCCAGAGAATATATAAGAACCAGTAATAGTTTTAGAGAAGGCCATGTAGACTGGAAGGTAACGGAAGAATTAATTAAGCATGATGTAAAAGAGCTTGCCAAAGATCAAATTTTGGTGACACAAGGATTTATTGGTAGAGCTGATAACGGCTTAACTACCACCTTGGGTAGAGAAGGTTCTGATTTCACCGCTGCCATTTTTGCTTCTTGCCTTTCTGCTGAATCAGTTACCGTATGGAAAGATGTGCCAGGCATACTAAACGGAGACCCTAAAAAAGTAGCCGACACCATACTATTTGATGAACTGCCATATCAGGAGGCTGCTGAAATGACTTACTATGGAGCCACTGTCATTCACCCTAAAACCATTAAGCCTCTGGCGAATAAGGGCATTCCTCTTTATGTAAGAAGCTTTGATCACCCTGATGAACCCGGCACCATTATTCATGACTGCAAGCTCAGGACAGACCTACCTCCTACCATAATTATAAAGAATGATCAGTGTCTTCTTTCTTTTAAGGTAGTAGACTTCACTTTCATCAATGAAGATAACCTTAGTCTCATTTTCAAAACTGTTTCTGAAAATGACATTAAGATTAATATTATGCAGAATTCCGCTATATCATTTTCAATAGTAATTGATAATGATATGAAGAAGATTCAGAAGCTAATGGTATCTCTAAAGGATCACTTTGATATTAGATATAATAGCGGCTTACAATTAATTACCCTGAAAAACTATAAGCCTAGCACGCTGCAAGAGTATAGAAAGGATAAGAAAATACTTTTAGAGCAGATTAGTAGAAATAATTATAGAGCTCTTATTGCTCCTTAA
- the rsgA gene encoding ribosome small subunit-dependent GTPase A, protein MKGEVLKSTGSWYDVLAEDSKTYQCRTRGKLRLKGFKTTNPIAVGDQVDITLENDTEGVITEILPRENYIIRKSVKQKSHGHILAANLDQAVLIVTLAYPKTSLGFIDRFLVSAESFRIPQIIIFNKVDLVSEEDQDLLDGIIDIYETIGIQCLKVSALNNENLDAVLNALRGKKSLLSGHSGVGKSTLLNKIAPHIDQKTGAISDFAKKGVHTTTFAEMFEIEKDTFVIDTPGIKELGIIDIEKEELSDYFPEMRDLQTECKFYNCTHTHEPKCAVLAAVEDGEISESRYISYLSILEGDDNRR, encoded by the coding sequence ATGAAGGGTGAAGTATTAAAATCGACTGGCTCCTGGTATGATGTGCTTGCTGAAGACTCGAAAACTTATCAGTGCCGCACCAGAGGCAAGCTCAGATTAAAAGGCTTTAAAACTACCAACCCAATAGCTGTGGGCGATCAAGTTGATATTACTCTCGAAAATGATACAGAAGGAGTGATCACAGAGATTTTACCGAGAGAGAATTATATCATTAGAAAGTCTGTAAAGCAAAAAAGCCACGGACATATACTAGCGGCCAATCTTGATCAGGCCGTTCTCATTGTTACCCTGGCCTACCCAAAAACTTCCTTAGGTTTCATAGACAGATTTTTAGTATCGGCAGAATCTTTTAGAATACCTCAGATTATCATTTTTAATAAGGTGGATCTGGTAAGCGAAGAAGATCAGGACTTGCTTGATGGAATCATTGACATTTACGAGACTATTGGCATACAATGCTTAAAGGTATCAGCACTAAACAATGAAAATCTGGATGCTGTTCTGAATGCTTTAAGAGGGAAGAAAAGCCTTCTTTCAGGGCACAGTGGCGTAGGTAAATCAACCTTACTCAATAAAATAGCTCCTCATATCGACCAAAAAACAGGCGCCATCTCTGACTTCGCAAAGAAAGGAGTGCATACTACTACTTTTGCTGAGATGTTTGAAATTGAAAAAGACACCTTTGTAATCGATACTCCGGGCATCAAAGAGCTGGGTATTATTGATATAGAAAAAGAGGAGCTTTCAGATTATTTTCCAGAAATGAGGGATTTACAAACTGAGTGTAAATTTTATAATTGCACACACACCCATGAGCCTAAATGTGCTGTTCTTGCAGCAGTTGAAGACGGTGAGATTTCAGAAAGCAGATACATCAGCTACCTCAGCATACTTGAAGGCGATGACAACAGACGCTAA
- a CDS encoding glycosyltransferase N-terminal domain-containing protein, which yields MGKLSYRLFIVFYSIFIRFASLFNHKARLFIRGRKNLLPRLEQDLKQKKGPLAWFHCASLGEFEQGRPIIESFKKQFPQYEILLTFFSPSGYEVRKKL from the coding sequence ATGGGTAAGCTCAGCTACAGGTTATTTATAGTTTTTTACAGCATCTTTATTCGTTTTGCCTCGCTTTTTAATCATAAAGCCAGGCTATTTATACGAGGACGCAAAAACTTATTACCTCGATTAGAGCAGGACCTAAAGCAAAAGAAAGGACCGCTGGCATGGTTTCATTGTGCCTCTTTAGGTGAATTTGAACAAGGACGCCCCATCATTGAATCCTTTAAAAAGCAATTTCCTCAGTATGAAATTTTGCTCACCTTCTTCTCCCCCTCGGGCTATGAGGTGAGAAAAAAATTATGA
- a CDS encoding peroxiredoxin, translated as MSLVGKKAPVFNAPAVINGEEIVESFTLADYIGKKEVIFFFYPKDFTFVCPTEIHAFQAKLAEFEKRGVQVVGCSCDTEETHLAWLLTAKDNGGIEGVTYPLVADSSKTVANNYGVLAGDWSYTEEGDLVFEGAPVAFRGTFFIDKEGVVRHETINDLPLGRNIDEMLRIVDAWHHVQEHGEVCPANWEEGKEAMQATRDGVSSYLASN; from the coding sequence ATGTCATTAGTAGGAAAAAAAGCTCCTGTATTTAATGCTCCCGCTGTAATTAACGGTGAAGAAATCGTAGAATCTTTCACTTTAGCTGATTACATCGGTAAAAAAGAAGTTATTTTCTTCTTCTACCCAAAAGATTTCACTTTTGTTTGCCCTACTGAAATCCACGCTTTCCAAGCTAAATTAGCTGAGTTTGAGAAAAGAGGTGTTCAAGTTGTAGGATGCTCTTGCGATACTGAAGAAACTCACCTAGCATGGTTATTAACTGCTAAAGATAACGGTGGAATCGAAGGTGTTACTTATCCATTAGTAGCTGATTCTTCTAAGACAGTAGCTAACAACTATGGTGTATTAGCAGGTGACTGGAGCTACACTGAAGAAGGTGATTTAGTATTCGAAGGTGCTCCTGTAGCATTCAGAGGTACTTTCTTCATTGACAAAGAAGGTGTAGTAAGACATGAAACCATCAATGACCTTCCTCTAGGAAGAAACATTGACGAAATGTTAAGAATTGTTGATGCATGGCATCACGTACAAGAGCACGGTGAAGTTTGCCCTGCTAACTGGGAAGAAGGAAAAGAAGCTATGCAAGCTACCAGAGATGGTGTATCTAGCTACCTTGCTTCTAACTAA
- the yihA gene encoding ribosome biogenesis GTP-binding protein YihA/YsxC → MKIKKASFITSSSDHKQCPTTGLPEFAFIGRSNVGKSSLINMLTGHGKLAKVSGKPGKTQLINHFLINDEWYLVDLPGYGWAKVAKTEKEKWGAMIHDYLKERETLVSLFVLIDSRLDPQPIDVDFINWLGEEGIPFALIFTKSDKQSKNKTQSSVAKYKRFLKKFWETLPPIFVSSSFKVEGKEEILSYLEELISTSK, encoded by the coding sequence ATGAAAATCAAAAAAGCGAGTTTTATAACGAGTAGCAGCGACCACAAACAGTGCCCTACAACAGGCTTACCTGAATTCGCATTTATTGGCCGATCTAACGTAGGTAAATCTTCGCTTATCAATATGCTCACTGGCCATGGCAAACTTGCCAAAGTGTCTGGGAAACCGGGAAAAACGCAACTTATCAATCATTTTCTTATTAATGATGAATGGTATCTTGTGGATTTACCAGGATATGGATGGGCCAAGGTAGCTAAAACAGAGAAGGAGAAATGGGGAGCCATGATACATGACTACCTGAAGGAAAGAGAAACTTTGGTCTCACTATTTGTTTTGATTGATTCACGGTTAGATCCACAACCCATTGATGTGGATTTTATCAACTGGCTAGGCGAAGAAGGAATTCCCTTTGCTTTAATCTTCACGAAGTCTGATAAGCAATCCAAAAACAAGACACAATCTTCTGTGGCTAAGTATAAGAGATTTTTGAAAAAGTTCTGGGAGACACTACCCCCTATCTTCGTATCATCCTCATTTAAAGTAGAGGGTAAAGAAGAAATATTAAGCTATTTAGAAGAATTGATTTCGACTAGTAAATAG
- a CDS encoding low molecular weight protein-tyrosine-phosphatase has translation MVNVLFVCLGNICRSPLAEGVFLKEIRNRGVEGEFNVDSCGTSKYHIGEQPDSRTVANARENGVHLDHKARQFSKADFREFDYIMVMDKANLEVIERHDQNNNYSEKFHLMRDFDPKFKGEDVPDPYFGGESGFQHVYDIVKRSVDNFLDFLIKEHKIQIKEQ, from the coding sequence ATGGTAAACGTACTTTTTGTTTGTCTCGGAAATATATGCAGATCTCCTTTGGCTGAGGGAGTTTTTCTGAAAGAGATTAGGAATAGAGGGGTTGAGGGCGAATTTAACGTTGATTCCTGTGGTACAAGTAAATATCATATAGGTGAACAGCCTGACTCACGTACTGTGGCTAATGCCAGAGAAAATGGTGTTCATCTGGATCATAAGGCACGTCAGTTTTCAAAGGCAGATTTTCGTGAATTCGATTATATAATGGTTATGGATAAGGCCAATCTGGAAGTGATAGAAAGACACGACCAGAATAATAACTACTCGGAAAAATTTCACCTTATGCGTGACTTTGATCCGAAATTTAAAGGAGAGGATGTACCCGATCCTTATTTTGGTGGCGAATCAGGCTTTCAACATGTTTATGATATAGTGAAAAGGTCCGTAGATAATTTTCTAGACTTTCTCATTAAAGAGCATAAAATTCAGATTAAGGAGCAATAA
- a CDS encoding 3-deoxy-D-manno-octulosonic acid transferase, which translates to MYYLPIDSAYNAKKFLDITNPELAIFVKYEFWHYYLKELNQRNIPMLSVSSIFRADQIYFKGYGSFQRQILSHVSHFFVQDLNSKKLLDSISINNVTVSGDTRFDRVVSIVKQKKDIPHIDSFKGIEKLFVVGSCWPEDFEVLLPLINDSSIKFIIAPHEIENKFINRIENEVAKKVIRYSQINDSTDLSDRQVIIIDNVGMLSSLYGYGDFAYIGGAFGQGLHNILEAATFGLPIFFGNKNYTKFKEAVDLVNLGGAVAVDNYDELRSQFYQFMEPKTYIIASQVNEDYVKDHVGATEKIIQYCKTLKNEG; encoded by the coding sequence ATCTATTACTTACCCATTGATTCGGCTTATAACGCTAAAAAGTTTCTAGATATAACCAATCCTGAGCTCGCTATATTTGTAAAGTATGAATTCTGGCACTATTATCTGAAAGAGCTGAATCAGCGAAATATCCCAATGTTGTCAGTATCCTCTATATTCAGAGCTGATCAGATCTATTTTAAGGGTTATGGATCATTTCAGAGACAAATTCTGAGCCATGTCTCTCATTTTTTTGTTCAGGATTTAAATTCCAAAAAACTTCTTGATAGCATTTCAATTAACAATGTCACTGTTTCCGGCGACACCAGGTTTGACAGGGTAGTAAGTATAGTAAAGCAGAAAAAAGACATACCGCATATTGATAGTTTTAAAGGGATTGAAAAGCTTTTCGTAGTAGGTAGCTGCTGGCCTGAAGATTTTGAAGTTTTACTTCCTCTGATAAATGATTCGAGCATAAAATTTATCATTGCTCCTCATGAGATCGAGAATAAATTCATAAATAGGATAGAGAATGAGGTGGCCAAAAAAGTTATTCGCTATTCACAGATTAATGACTCTACAGACCTTTCAGACCGTCAGGTCATAATTATTGATAATGTTGGGATGCTCTCCAGCTTATATGGATACGGCGATTTTGCTTATATTGGCGGTGCTTTTGGGCAGGGCTTACATAACATTCTGGAAGCAGCCACCTTTGGCTTACCCATATTTTTCGGAAACAAGAATTATACAAAATTTAAAGAGGCCGTAGATCTAGTGAATTTAGGAGGAGCTGTTGCAGTAGATAATTACGACGAATTAAGATCTCAGTTTTACCAGTTTATGGAGCCAAAGACTTATATCATTGCCAGCCAGGTAAATGAAGATTACGTGAAAGACCATGTGGGAGCCACGGAAAAAATAATTCAATACTGCAAAACGCTAAAAAATGAAGGGTGA
- a CDS encoding DUF5606 family protein gives MEYSDIASVSGKGGLFKIVKPTRTGVILESLDDKKQKLVASATQRISVLSDISIYTTDQEGSIPLGDVFKKIFNEFDDDLGVTSTSEPDELKAFIKHIIPNYDDQRVYVSDIKKVINWYNALRANAPDVLKEQDKKEKSKKEESKED, from the coding sequence ATGGAATATAGTGATATAGCATCAGTTTCAGGAAAAGGAGGACTTTTTAAAATTGTAAAGCCTACCCGTACGGGAGTAATTTTAGAGTCATTAGATGATAAAAAGCAAAAATTAGTTGCCAGCGCTACGCAGAGAATATCTGTATTGAGCGATATTTCAATCTATACTACTGACCAGGAAGGTTCTATTCCTTTAGGGGATGTATTCAAAAAAATATTTAATGAATTTGATGATGATTTGGGTGTAACCAGTACATCTGAGCCTGATGAATTGAAGGCTTTTATCAAACACATTATACCTAACTATGATGACCAAAGAGTTTATGTTTCTGACATAAAGAAAGTGATCAACTGGTACAATGCCTTGAGAGCTAATGCTCCTGATGTTTTAAAAGAGCAGGATAAAAAAGAAAAATCTAAGAAAGAGGAATCAAAAGAAGATTAA
- a CDS encoding DUF6588 family protein, translating to MSKKIYLVLIVSLFSTSTIFAQDNIGEFLEAGVEDANTLVEGYVSPFMKGFGTGLGSGWLNTAEAHKKFGFDLTVTVNAAYVPDKDLFYQPNLINGGYAPGSPTQSPTIFGSDADSDIPTYEYSYEEDGETYTGTFDAPEGLNIKDAIGMQAVPVPMAQLGIGLFKKTDLKIRWTPEVDVEDGSFKLIGFGVMHDVKQHIPGMKRLPFDLSVFVGYTSLSFDMPIDEQYSGNGGGVNMPNGLGQFDVNTWTGQAIISKKFSVLTVYGGLGFNSVKSELALKGDYEVYDDSGSISVSGTDPIGLSFKTGGPKLNAGFRLKLAIVTLHADYTVQKYDVLSVGFGFSVR from the coding sequence ATGTCTAAGAAGATTTATCTAGTATTAATTGTTAGTCTATTTAGCACCTCAACCATATTCGCTCAGGATAATATCGGTGAATTCCTGGAAGCAGGTGTAGAAGACGCAAACACGTTGGTTGAAGGTTATGTATCTCCATTTATGAAGGGCTTTGGTACTGGCCTGGGTAGTGGCTGGCTAAACACAGCAGAGGCTCATAAAAAGTTTGGGTTTGATTTAACAGTAACAGTAAATGCTGCTTACGTTCCAGACAAGGATCTATTTTATCAACCAAATTTGATTAATGGAGGTTATGCTCCAGGTTCACCGACGCAGTCACCAACTATTTTTGGTTCTGATGCTGATTCGGATATACCTACTTATGAGTATTCTTACGAAGAAGATGGGGAAACTTATACTGGTACATTCGACGCTCCTGAAGGCTTGAACATTAAAGATGCTATTGGTATGCAAGCCGTACCTGTGCCAATGGCTCAGCTTGGAATTGGCCTTTTTAAGAAAACAGATCTCAAAATAAGGTGGACTCCTGAAGTAGATGTTGAGGATGGATCATTTAAGCTTATTGGATTTGGTGTAATGCATGATGTAAAGCAGCATATACCAGGAATGAAGAGATTGCCTTTTGATCTATCTGTATTTGTAGGCTATACCAGTCTTAGCTTTGATATGCCTATTGATGAGCAATATAGCGGTAATGGTGGTGGCGTTAACATGCCTAATGGTCTAGGTCAGTTTGATGTTAATACATGGACAGGGCAGGCTATCATCTCAAAGAAATTTTCAGTACTTACAGTCTATGGCGGTCTTGGATTTAACAGTGTTAAATCAGAGCTAGCTTTAAAAGGTGATTATGAGGTTTATGATGACTCTGGCTCTATCTCAGTGTCTGGTACTGATCCTATCGGGCTTTCTTTCAAAACCGGTGGACCAAAACTTAATGCAGGATTTAGACTAAAATTAGCGATTGTAACCTTACACGCTGACTATACAGTTCAAAAATATGACGTGTTATCAGTGGGATTCGGTTTCTCAGTGAGATAA
- a CDS encoding Fur family transcriptional regulator produces MNRYEDIQTKISDSGLKVTHQRTVILEAVHVMNSHPSVEQIYDYVKQSCPSISLGTVYKTAETFVEKGLIAKVSTHEGQMRYDPKLDNHGHIYCANTSEIIDYYDEELNDVIINFFKKKKVSNLKIKNITLQINGDKIDPEKDVNIK; encoded by the coding sequence ATGAATAGATACGAGGACATACAGACCAAAATCAGTGATTCAGGTCTTAAGGTGACCCACCAAAGAACTGTGATACTGGAAGCTGTACACGTGATGAATTCTCATCCTAGTGTGGAGCAGATCTATGACTATGTGAAACAGTCATGCCCCAGTATATCTTTGGGCACTGTTTATAAGACTGCTGAAACATTTGTAGAGAAGGGTCTTATTGCTAAGGTATCTACTCATGAAGGTCAGATGAGGTATGATCCAAAGTTAGATAACCATGGACATATCTATTGCGCCAATACTTCAGAGATTATTGATTACTATGACGAAGAGCTGAATGATGTAATCATTAATTTTTTCAAAAAGAAGAAGGTTAGCAATCTGAAAATAAAAAATATCACTCTCCAGATTAACGGAGACAAGATAGATCCTGAAAAGGACGTGAACATAAAATAA
- the fbp gene encoding class 1 fructose-bisphosphatase, with the protein MEDSRIALPIGTTLDRFIKKKQDEFQFATGELSQLLRDIALAGKVVNREINKAGLINIIGPIGAQNVQGEDQQKLDVLANIRFIRALTKGGEACAIVSEEDEEITDLENDGKYVIAIDPLDGSSNIDVNVSVGTIFSIYRRFTPVGTPITKEDVLQKGAEQVAAGYLLYGSSTMLVYTTGHGVNGFTYEPSLGEYFLSHPDMTIPEDGKVYSVNEGGYKSFPKEAKDYIEYCKDSKFTARYIGSLVADFHRNILKGGIYMYPPTSSSPSGKLRLLYECNALAFIVEQAGGVASDGKRRILEIEPDELHQRVPLYIGSKAMVEKAISYYS; encoded by the coding sequence ATGGAAGATTCCAGGATTGCCTTGCCCATCGGTACCACGCTGGATAGATTTATCAAAAAAAAACAGGACGAGTTTCAATTTGCTACAGGAGAACTTTCGCAGTTGCTGAGGGATATAGCACTAGCAGGAAAGGTAGTAAATAGAGAGATTAACAAAGCCGGACTTATAAATATCATCGGCCCCATCGGAGCACAAAATGTGCAGGGAGAAGATCAGCAGAAACTGGATGTATTAGCTAATATCAGGTTTATCAGAGCACTTACTAAAGGTGGCGAAGCCTGTGCTATTGTATCTGAAGAGGATGAAGAGATCACTGATCTGGAGAATGATGGTAAATATGTGATAGCCATAGATCCATTGGACGGTTCTTCTAATATTGATGTGAATGTTTCAGTAGGAACCATATTTTCAATATACAGAAGATTTACACCGGTAGGCACACCTATTACTAAGGAAGATGTATTGCAAAAAGGAGCGGAGCAAGTAGCGGCTGGTTATTTGTTATATGGCTCTTCTACCATGTTAGTGTATACCACAGGTCATGGTGTAAACGGGTTCACCTATGAACCTTCTTTAGGAGAGTACTTTCTGTCCCACCCGGATATGACTATACCAGAAGATGGTAAAGTTTATTCTGTAAATGAAGGTGGTTACAAGAGCTTTCCAAAGGAAGCTAAAGACTACATAGAATATTGCAAGGATAGCAAGTTTACAGCTCGTTATATCGGTTCGTTGGTAGCTGATTTTCATCGAAATATTTTGAAGGGAGGCATATACATGTATCCTCCAACGTCTTCTTCACCATCAGGTAAATTAAGACTTCTTTATGAGTGTAATGCTCTGGCATTTATAGTTGAGCAAGCAGGGGGAGTAGCCTCAGATGGTAAAAGAAGAATTTTAGAAATAGAGCCTGATGAATTACATCAAAGAGTGCCACTATATATCGGCTCAAAAGCTATGGTAGAGAAGGCTATTTCTTATTATTCTTAA